One genomic segment of Mauremys mutica isolate MM-2020 ecotype Southern chromosome 10, ASM2049712v1, whole genome shotgun sequence includes these proteins:
- the LOC123378597 gene encoding E3 ubiquitin-protein ligase TRIM39-like, translated as MKIYAEKEDVTLDPDTAHPSLTLSKDRRSVTATNTRLALANDPGRFDVYSCVLGSAGYISGTHYWDVEVAGTGSWALGVTRESASRKGWFNFSPEQGTWAIQLSMGQYREVTAEWSPLDPPQSPSKIRVYLDYEGGDVCFYDADTMAPIHAFTSSFQGKIYPFFWVWSVGASLRL; from the exons ATGAAGATCTACGCAGAAAAAG AGGATGTCACTCTGGACCCAGACACAGCTCACCCCAGTCTGACCCTTTCCAAGGACAGGAGAAGTGTGACAGCCACAAACACAAGGCTGGCTCTGGCCAATGACCCGGGGAGATTCGATGTTTACTCCTGCGTGCTGGGCTCTGCTGGCTACATATCAGGGACACATTACTGGGATGTGGAGGTGGCCGGCacagggagctgggctctgggtgtcACCAGGGAGTCCGCCAGCAGGAAGGGCTGGTTCAATTTCAGTCCCGAGCAAGGCACCTGGGCCATCCAGCTCTCCATGGGCCAGTACCGGGAAGTCACCGCAGAATGGAGCCCGCTGGACCCGCCGCAGAGCCCCAGCAAAATCAGAGTGTATTTGGACTATGAAGGGGGGGATGTGTGCTTCTATGATGCAGACACCATGGCCCCCATCCACGCCTTCACCTCCTCCTTCCAGGGGAAGATCTACCCCTTCTTCTGGGTCTGGTCTGTAGGGGCTTCCCTTAGACTGTAA